The genomic segment TTCGCCTTCGGCACCCGCCACGACGGGGAGAGCAAGGCCTCGTGGCGCAACGGGCTGCACTTCCTCCACCAGCTCGCGAGCCTGCGCATGGGGCGCATGAGCCGGTTCGCGCTCGTCGGCGCCCTCGGCGCGCTCGTCAACCTCGCCGTCATGTGGGGCCTCGTGGCGCTCGCCACGCCGTACGTGGTGGCGGCCGTGGTGGCGGCGGAGGTGAGCATCCTGCACAACTTCCTGCTGTCGGAGCGGTTCGTGTTCCGCGACCTGCGCGACGGCGTGCACCCGTGGTGGTCCCGGGCGCTGCAGTTCCTCGCCTTCAACAACGTGGAGACGGCCCTGCGGCTGCCGGTCCTCGTCGCCCTCGTCTCGTTCACGGCCCTGCACCCGGTCCTCGCCCAGGCGGTGACCATCGCCGTCGCCTTCGTCCTGCGGTTCCTGTTCGTGTCCCGCGTCGTGTACCGCGGCCGTGCGCCGCGGACCGTGCCGGTCGTGCCGGACGGGGTCGCCCCGGACCCCGTCGCCTCCGGTGCGGTGGCGTCGGGCGCCGGGCGCTCGCGTGGTGTCCCCGGCGAGCGCTGAGGCCGGCCGGCCCGGCTCGTTGCCGCGCCGCTCGCTCCTGCGCGGGGCGGCGGCGCTCGCGGCGGTGCCGGTCGTCGGCGTCGCGGCGCTGACGGCGGGGTGCGGGGCCGGCCGGGACGGACGGGTGGGGCTCAACGTCGCGGGCGCGGAGTTCGAGGTCGGCGGGCGCGTCGACCCCGACACGACGTTCGCGCTCCTCGCCGACCGCGGCTACGACCTCGTGCGGCTGCCCTTCCTCTGGGAGTCGGTGCAGCCGGACCTCGGCGGGGCGCTGGACGCGGCGTACGTCGCGGAGCTGCAGGCGGCGGTGCTCCGCTGCACGTCGCGGGGCATGGCGTGCGTGCTCGACGTCCACAACTACGGCCGCTTCCGCGAGCAGCCCGTCGGCTCGCCGCAGGTGCCCCACGCGGCGTTCGCCGACCTGTGGGGCGGGCTCGCCGGTGCCCTCGGCACCGACGAGCGGGTCGAGCTCGGCCTCATGAACGAGCCGCACGACATGCCGGACGGGGCGAGGGGCTGGGAGCGGGCCGCCCAGGCCGCGCTCGACGCGGTGCGGTCGGCCGGCTCGCGCGCGTGGGTGTGGGTCGCGGGGGAGCGGTGGTCCTCGGCCGCGTCGTGGCCGACCACCCACCCGCGGTGGTGGATCGAGGACCCCCTCGACCGCAGCGGCCCCGAGGCGCACTACTACTTCGACGTCGACAACTCCCACCGCGGCACGTACCCCGCGACGTACGCCGACGACGACGCCCGGGCCCGCCGTGACGGCTGGGACTCCCTCGCGGCCAAGGTCGACGCCGAGCTCGGCGGCTTCCTCGCGTGGTGCGGGGAGCAGGACGTGCGCGGGCTGCTGGGCGAGGTCGGCTGGCCCTCCGGCGAGCCGTCGGCCGCGCACCCGGGCGACTGGCCGCTGTGGAACCGGCTGGGGGCCCGGGCCTACGCGCAGGTCCTCGAGGGCGGCGTCGACGTCGCGGGCTGGGCCGCCGGCGAGCGCTGGGGCGAGGACTACGCGTTGTCCGTGTACCTGGGCAGCCCGCAGCGCGAGGCGACTAGCATCGCCCGGGTCGTGGAGCCGGCGCGGCGCTGAGGCGCCGCGCCGGCCGGGGACCGGACGGTCCTCAGCCCGTCGGGGCG from the Aquipuribacter sp. SD81 genome contains:
- a CDS encoding glycoside hydrolase family 5 protein; its protein translation is MSPASAEAGRPGSLPRRSLLRGAAALAAVPVVGVAALTAGCGAGRDGRVGLNVAGAEFEVGGRVDPDTTFALLADRGYDLVRLPFLWESVQPDLGGALDAAYVAELQAAVLRCTSRGMACVLDVHNYGRFREQPVGSPQVPHAAFADLWGGLAGALGTDERVELGLMNEPHDMPDGARGWERAAQAALDAVRSAGSRAWVWVAGERWSSAASWPTTHPRWWIEDPLDRSGPEAHYYFDVDNSHRGTYPATYADDDARARRDGWDSLAAKVDAELGGFLAWCGEQDVRGLLGEVGWPSGEPSAAHPGDWPLWNRLGARAYAQVLEGGVDVAGWAAGERWGEDYALSVYLGSPQREATSIARVVEPARR